The following are encoded in a window of Rhodothermaceae bacterium genomic DNA:
- a CDS encoding DoxX family membrane protein, with the protein MIWTKLSKHTDLGLLIFRIGFGFGMLIFHGWGKLVGGPEAWNSVGQSMENFGIGFGHTFFGFMAAFAESIGAICIILGLFYRPAVAILGFTMLVATLTHVISGSGSPAHAFKNFFVCAGKFLIGPGKYSLDHKLSGKVVGGTAIFALLFVVIPGSAFAQHSTVHDELTMQSEILDSERKFAVYLPPDYHTSERSYPALYLLHGAGDDQTGWIQFGEVRHIADKAIREGKATPMIIVMPDANTGVRGYFNDVTNSWRYEDFFFEELIPHVEERFRIKPKKRYRAVAGLSMGGGGSFIYALRRPELFSSAAPLSAWVGPSSAEEYKSTMERWGNDLSGISDDAIEEYVKRHNAVELIRTLPEDGLRSVRWFIDCGDDDFLYEGNSLAHIELRKRRIPHEFRIRDGGHTWTYWRDSLPVVLHFVSQAFHQY; encoded by the coding sequence ATGATCTGGACTAAACTGAGCAAACACACCGACTTGGGACTGCTCATCTTTCGGATAGGGTTCGGCTTTGGTATGCTGATCTTCCACGGCTGGGGTAAATTAGTGGGAGGCCCTGAAGCCTGGAATTCCGTCGGCCAATCTATGGAGAACTTTGGAATCGGCTTTGGGCATACCTTCTTTGGATTTATGGCTGCTTTTGCCGAGTCGATCGGAGCCATCTGTATCATTCTCGGGCTCTTCTATCGCCCCGCAGTCGCAATACTTGGATTCACTATGCTTGTCGCAACCCTGACACATGTCATCTCTGGGTCAGGTAGTCCAGCACATGCTTTCAAGAATTTCTTTGTCTGCGCAGGTAAGTTCCTGATTGGCCCAGGAAAATACAGCCTCGATCACAAGCTCTCTGGAAAAGTTGTGGGAGGTACCGCAATATTCGCGCTACTTTTTGTGGTGATCCCAGGTAGTGCCTTTGCACAGCACAGTACCGTCCATGATGAACTTACGATGCAAAGTGAAATTCTGGATTCGGAACGGAAATTTGCAGTCTACCTTCCACCCGATTACCACACAAGTGAACGTAGCTATCCAGCACTGTACTTATTGCATGGCGCCGGAGATGATCAGACCGGATGGATTCAGTTCGGCGAGGTCCGGCATATCGCAGACAAGGCCATTCGGGAAGGGAAGGCAACCCCTATGATCATCGTCATGCCGGATGCGAATACGGGAGTTCGAGGATATTTCAATGACGTGACCAACTCATGGCGCTATGAGGATTTCTTCTTTGAAGAACTGATCCCCCATGTAGAAGAGCGGTTTCGGATTAAACCCAAGAAACGCTATCGCGCCGTTGCTGGCCTCTCCATGGGCGGAGGAGGCTCATTTATTTATGCACTCCGCCGCCCCGAACTTTTTTCTTCTGCTGCCCCACTGAGCGCATGGGTTGGACCGAGTTCTGCTGAGGAATACAAGAGTACGATGGAGCGCTGGGGCAACGATCTGTCGGGCATCTCAGATGATGCAATTGAGGAATATGTCAAACGACACAATGCTGTCGAGTTGATCCGTACGTTACCAGAAGATGGGCTGCGGTCTGTTCGGTGGTTTATAGATTGCGGAGATGATGATTTTCTGTACGAAGGTAACTCGCTTGCGCATATTGAGCTGCGAAAACGTAGAATTCCACATGAGTTTCGTATTCGGGACGGTGGACACACATGGACCTACTGGCGTGACAGCCTTCCAGTTGTCCTTCACTTTGTCTCTCAAGCATTCCATCAGTACTGA
- a CDS encoding TatD family deoxyribonuclease, translating to MPMLIDTHAHLYDNRFQQDLEVVLSRAQEAGVKRILLPAVDVPSVYQALDLCARYEGIYAMAAIHPTHIPEAGDHDFDEITRLCNEPNVIAVGESGLDYYWDKYYDERQPEFFARHIQLSAKKNLPLIIHLRDKQHRDQVHRDAVQILERELPSNDNARPRGIFHCFTGPDWLPEAAAELGFLIGVGGAVTFKNSGVADMIRDIPLSQIVLETDAPYMSPVPHRGKRNEPAWTALVAQKVAEVKGCTVAEVAEITCANARRLFNLD from the coding sequence ATTCCAATGTTGATAGATACGCACGCACATCTCTACGATAATCGGTTTCAGCAGGATCTGGAGGTCGTTCTATCGAGGGCACAGGAGGCAGGAGTAAAACGTATTCTTTTGCCTGCTGTAGATGTACCATCGGTCTATCAGGCGCTAGATCTGTGTGCACGGTACGAAGGGATTTATGCGATGGCCGCCATTCACCCAACACACATTCCAGAGGCAGGGGATCACGATTTTGATGAGATCACCCGCTTATGCAATGAGCCGAATGTGATTGCAGTAGGGGAGTCTGGGCTTGATTATTACTGGGATAAGTATTACGACGAGCGGCAGCCGGAATTCTTTGCCCGCCATATTCAGCTATCTGCGAAAAAAAATCTGCCACTGATCATCCACTTGAGAGATAAACAGCATCGCGATCAGGTGCATCGTGATGCTGTTCAGATACTTGAGCGTGAATTGCCTTCCAATGACAACGCCCGTCCCCGAGGGATTTTTCACTGCTTTACCGGACCGGATTGGCTCCCGGAAGCCGCGGCAGAATTGGGCTTTCTGATCGGAGTCGGCGGCGCAGTAACCTTCAAGAACTCAGGTGTGGCTGATATGATACGTGATATTCCCTTAAGCCAAATCGTCCTGGAAACCGATGCGCCTTATATGTCTCCCGTTCCGCATCGAGGAAAGCGGAATGAGCCAGCCTGGACGGCATTGGTTGCCCAAAAGGTTGCGGAGGTCAAAGGTTGCACAGTTGCCGAGGTGGCAGAGATTACCTGCGCAAACGCTCGGCGACTGTTTAACCTTGATTGA